In Vicinamibacteria bacterium, a single genomic region encodes these proteins:
- a CDS encoding DUF4388 domain-containing protein: MGLTGNLKTMALPDILQWIAGGQKTGTLHIERRSIQKRIVVRDGLIFSSWSNDPRESLGQFLIRLRLVTEEQLFKALLAQEEKGRLIGSVLVSEGVLKEEDLRTALKAKAEETIYDLFLWSEGQFEFKEGEFPQNVLIHFESQVTPVIMEGIRRVDEWGRIKTVLPSMALTLHVQGAPVAIEDPVDRQILGLAAAGKTLAEISLELRRSEFETAALAFDLHSRGLVTVDQLREEGPSPDPIGAIQGLLGLAYQRLQEKRYDAAIQAYEEVLALDRLNQNAKKGIIAAVEARNRDKALRSVPLTKVPVLAMDLVSLTRENFDPHEGFVLSRVNGQWDVQSILKLCPMSEEDALLIFSRLLERKAIALKDA; encoded by the coding sequence ATGGGCCTAACCGGCAACCTCAAGACGATGGCCCTCCCCGACATCCTTCAGTGGATCGCGGGTGGACAAAAGACGGGCACCCTGCACATCGAGCGAAGATCCATCCAGAAGCGCATCGTGGTGCGGGACGGGCTCATCTTCTCCTCCTGGTCCAACGACCCGCGTGAGTCGCTGGGCCAGTTCCTGATCCGTCTTCGCCTGGTCACGGAGGAGCAGCTCTTCAAGGCCCTGCTCGCCCAGGAGGAAAAGGGGCGCCTGATCGGCTCCGTGCTCGTCTCCGAAGGCGTGCTGAAAGAGGAGGACCTGCGGACCGCCCTCAAGGCCAAAGCGGAGGAGACGATCTACGACCTGTTCCTGTGGTCGGAGGGCCAGTTCGAGTTCAAGGAGGGCGAGTTCCCGCAGAACGTCCTTATCCATTTCGAGAGCCAGGTCACCCCCGTGATCATGGAGGGCATCAGGCGGGTGGACGAATGGGGACGGATCAAGACCGTTCTGCCCTCCATGGCCCTCACCCTTCATGTCCAGGGAGCGCCGGTTGCCATCGAGGATCCCGTGGATCGCCAGATCCTGGGTCTGGCCGCGGCCGGCAAGACCCTGGCCGAGATCAGCCTCGAGCTGCGCCGGTCGGAGTTTGAGACCGCGGCCCTCGCCTTCGACCTCCACAGCCGGGGCTTGGTGACAGTGGACCAGCTTCGGGAGGAGGGGCCCAGCCCCGATCCCATCGGGGCTATCCAGGGCCTGCTCGGCCTCGCCTACCAGCGCCTCCAGGAGAAGCGCTACGACGCCGCGATTCAGGCCTACGAAGAGGTGCTCGCCCTCGACCGCCTGAACCAGAATGCGAAGAAGGGGATCATCGCAGCCGTGGAGGCCCGGAACCGAGACAAGGCGCTGCGCTCTGTCCCCCTGACCAAGGTGCCCGTCCTCGCCATGGACCTCGTTTCCCTCACCCGTGAGAACTTCGACCCCCACGAGGGGTTCGTGCTCTCTCGGGTGAACGGGCAATGGGACGTACAGTCGATCCTGAAGCTCTGCCCCATGTCGGAGGAGGACGCCCTCCTCATCTTCTCGCGCCTGCTCGAGAGGAAGGCGATCGCGCTCAAGGACGCCTGA
- a CDS encoding HNH endonuclease, with translation MEHTLVLNATYEPLRIVSWQKAITLLFQGKVEVIAVYDREIRGVTVRVKLPSVLRLLRHVRMKRPFADVPFSRTNVYARDDHRCQYCGHRFSPGQLTFDHVIPVARGGHKGWDNIVTCCIPCNRLKGDRTPEEASLRLIRKPRRPDALPSLTLSLGLHRAPESWRDYLFWDLSWDRG, from the coding sequence ATGGAGCACACCCTCGTCCTCAACGCCACCTACGAACCCCTGAGGATCGTGTCCTGGCAGAAGGCCATCACCCTTCTCTTCCAGGGCAAGGTGGAGGTCATCGCCGTCTACGACCGGGAGATCCGCGGCGTCACGGTCCGGGTGAAGCTCCCCTCGGTGCTTCGTCTGCTCCGTCACGTCCGGATGAAACGCCCCTTCGCGGACGTTCCCTTTTCCCGCACCAATGTCTACGCCCGCGACGACCACCGCTGTCAGTACTGCGGACACCGCTTCTCGCCCGGCCAGCTGACCTTTGATCACGTGATCCCCGTGGCCCGCGGGGGACACAAAGGCTGGGACAACATCGTGACCTGTTGCATCCCCTGCAACCGCCTCAAGGGCGATCGCACCCCCGAGGAGGCGAGCCTCCGCCTCATCCGCAAGCCCCGCCGTCCGGATGCACTGCCCTCCCTGACTTTGAGCCTGGGCCTGCACCGCGCTCCCGAGAGCTGGCGGGATTACCTCTTTTGGGACCTCTCCTGGGATCGGGGCTGA